One stretch of Harmonia axyridis chromosome 1, icHarAxyr1.1, whole genome shotgun sequence DNA includes these proteins:
- the LOC123672004 gene encoding uncharacterized protein LOC123672004 has protein sequence MDSTLELRNKRGVIKAQLTRFTTFLNNISDKKITELPDRLLKCEELWDVFESIQSQIEVIDERELDSNERQTFEDSFYDTVSRAKEILSNSTQHNAKTTVNNQPISEHVPLVSSTIKLPTLELPHFNGAYDQWIQFRDTFKSLIHTSTTLSNIQKFHYLQSCLKDEAAQIIHSLEICDKNYETAWKLLQERFENKRLIVHKHIRSLFELEPLTKDSLTLLRKLSDDVKKNLRALKSLDLPTESWDALLIYMISSKFDPSTKMEWEKTIVSNTLPDMEQLYGFLAQRCQILETIASCKPVNTSKGINSLEQGYKSRTNKNNFSKSFLSTNQSNSCPFCKQAHYLYQCQKFIDLPSKSKYNEVKQLKLCINCLRSNHFSPDCHASGCKKCGRKHNTLLHSESFERKYSNRSNHLESNNNQSNLHADQASTSHQREKTESSISTHCSFNQSQILLSTALVYAIDKYNQPHEVRVLLDSGSMKNFITSDMCNILHWPKQKINSSISGINETVTSSTYMTQGTIKSKFNHFKLNTTFVVLDKITDNLPIKKLNINELKIPDNLTLADNSFNVPAPIEMLLGVTVFYDLLCVGQIRLQRGHPIMQKTKLGWIISGSLFSTPKPNYDEVSVCNLSTDSIGQQLEKFWVMEDYDNRPRLNKEERECEINFIQSTKREEDGRFSVTLPTREKISELGSSYETAVRRFDMLEAKFRKNVNFKKQYTEFMNEYIELGHMKKLAQNKENHNERNVFYLPHHGVFKDGSETTKLRIVFDGSCKTDTGISLNDCLHVGPTLQDDLFTILIRFRQHNIVISADICKMYRQVYVQEEQRDLQRILWRAEPSKPIDTYVLNTVTYGTSPAAFLAIRSLQQVGLDKRKNYPVASNMILNDFYVDDLLSGGNSVQEVKQARADLIKILGEYGFVLRKWMSNKQEVLTLNYYTKIL, from the coding sequence ATGGACTCAACATTAGAGTTAAGAAACAAACGTGGTGTAATCAAAGCGCAACTTACTCGATTTACAACATTTTTGAACAACATATCagataaaaaaataactgaattaCCCGACAGACTTCTAAAATGTGAGGAATTATGGGATGTTTTCGAATCAATTCAATCGCAAATTGAAGTTATTGATGAAAGAGAATTAGATTCTAATGAAAGGCAAACATTTGAGGACTCATTTTATGATACAGTTTCAAGAGCAAAAGAAATACTCTCTAATTCAACGCAACATAATGCAAAAACAACGGTGAACAATCAACCAATATCAGAGCATGTACCATTAGTTTCAAGTACTATCAAATTACCCACCTTAGAATTACCACATTTCAATGGAGCATATGATCAATGGATTCAATTCAGAGATACATTCAAGTCTTTAATACACACAAGTACTACTTTAAGCAATATacagaaatttcattatttacaaTCATGTCTTAAAGATGAAGCTGCGCAAATCATTCATTCACTAGAAATATgtgataaaaattatgaaacagCATGGAAACTTTTACAAGAACGATTTGAAAATAAACGCCTCATTGTACACAAGCATATAAGATCACTTTTCGAATTAGAGCCCCTTACGAAAGATTCATTAACCTTACTTCGAAAGTTATCGGATGATGTCAAAAAGAATTTACGTGCATTAAAGTCATTAGATCTACCAACTGAATCATGGGATGCACTTCTCATATATATGATTTCAAGTAAATTTGACCCGAGTACCAAAATGGAATGGGAAAAAACAATAGTTTCAAATACCTTACCAGACATGGAACAGTTGTATGGTTTCTTAGCGCAGAGATGTCAAATTCTAGAAACAATTGCATCCTGTAAACCAGTCAATACAAGTAAAGGCATTAATTCATTAGAACAAGGATATAAATCGCGTACAAATAAAAACAACTTCTCGAAATCATTTCTTTCAACAAATCAATCGAACTCTTGTCCTTTCTGCAAACAGGCACATTACCTTTATCAATGCCAAAAATTCATTGACTTAccatcaaaatcaaaatataacgaGGTCAAACAACTCAAACTATGTATCAATTGTTTACGTTCAAATCATTTTAGTCCTGATTGTCATGCAAGCGGCTGCAAAAAGTGCGGAAGAAAGCATAATACATTGTTACATTCAGAATCTTTTGAGAGGAAATATTCTAATAGAAGCAATCATCTAGAATCGAACAACAATCAATCGAACCTTCATGCGGATCAGGCATCTACAAGCCACCAAAGGGAAAAAACAGAATCATCAATATCTACTCATTGTTCTTTTAATCAATCTCAAATACTTCTTTCAACAGCACTTGTATACGCAATTGATAAATACAATCAACCACACGAAGTGAGAGTTTTACTGGATAGTGGTTCAATGAAAAACTTTATAACATCGGATATGTGCAATATATTACATTGGCCgaaacaaaagatcaattcGTCAATTTCTGGCATTAATGAAACAGTAACAAGTTCAACATATATGACGCAGGGTACAATaaaatccaaattcaatcatttcaaGTTAAATACCACATTTGTTGTTTTGGATAAAATCACAGACAATTTACCTATCAAGAAATTAAACATTAATGAACTGAAAATTCCCGATAATTTAACATTAGCTGACAATTCATTTAATGTACCTGCTCCAATAGAAATGCTACTTGGGGTAACTGTATTTTACGATTTGTTGTGTGTGGGACAAATACGCCTTCAAAGGGGTCATCCTATTATGCAAAAAACTAAATTGGGATGGATAATTTCGGGATCCTTATTTTCAACGCCCAAGCCCAATTATGACGAGGTATCGGTATGCAATTTATCCACGGATTCCATTGGACAGCAATTGGAAAAATTTTGGGTTATGGAGGATTACGACAATAGACCAAGGCTAAATAAAGAAGAAAGGGAATgcgaaataaattttattcaatctACCAAACGGGAAGAGGATGGACGATTCTCGGTAACATTACCCACAAGGGAAAAAATATCGGAACTTGGCAGTTCCTATGAAACTGCAGTGCGGCGATTTGACATGTTAGAAgcgaaattcagaaaaaacgtaaatttcaaaaaacaatacACGGAATTCATGAACGAATATATCGAGTTGGGACATATGAAAAAATTAGCTCAAAACAAAGAAAATCACAACGAAAGAAACGTATTTTATTTGCCACATCATGGAGTCTTCAAGGATGGTAGCGAGACAACAAAATTGCGTATTGTGTTTGACGGTTCTTGCAAAACAGATACAGGAATCAGTTTAAATGATTGTCTGCATGTTGGACCAACATTGCAGGATGATCTTTTCACAATTTTAATTAGATTCCGGCAACATAATATCGTGATCTCAGCGGACATTTGCAAAATGTATCGCCAGGTGTATGTCCAAGAGGAGCAAAGAGATCTGCAAAGAATCTTATGGCGGGCTGAACCCAGTAAACCGATTGATACATATGTGCTCAATACCGTCACTTACGGAACGTCACCAGCAGCATTTCTCGCCATACGGAGTTTACAACAGGTTGGATTAGATAAAAGAAAAAACTATCCAGTAGCAAGTAACATGATCTTGAACGATTTCTACGTAGATGACCTTTTATCGGGGGGAAACAGCGTTCAAGAGGTCAAGCAGGCAAGGGCAGATTTAATTAAAATATTAGGCGAATATGGTTTCGTTTTGAGAAAATGGATGTCCAACAAACAAGAAGTATTAACCCTTAATTACTACACAAAAATTTTGTAA
- the LOC123672013 gene encoding uncharacterized protein LOC123672013 codes for MIMQQLWQIKLDWDESVPEDIYTTWNNFYQNINDINKIKISRQVSHPHSKSIQLHCFSDASERAYGGAIYVRSKDMEGNYYTQLLCAKSRVAPLKQITIPKLELSGALLISQLSDKIKKVLKLPIDDIFYYTDSTIVLGWISSEAREWKPFISNRISEIQTLTDIKKWRHCSGNMNPADIISRGSNANELNQNCLWWYGPSFLKQNQSTWSNHHFPQNIKDLPERKVITHTFHALSDKTANKDIFKLYSSFLKLQRVVAHILRFKTNSLSKINGTERVLGNLNVDELEKSLNLLIRIAQSHEFKQEIQLLKKEHTLNKSSKLISLNPFIDKNDIIRVGGRLNNANIADNQKHPIILPKNHPLTDLIIRHEHYKHLHVGPQALLAILRTRFWPISGRNSVKNILRKCMTCFRVKPKTYQQIMGDLPASRVTPTRVFNICGTDFAGPFEIKSGKLRGCKIVKAYMCVFICFVTRAVHLEVVSDLTTHSFMNCLKRFFARRGRCSDIYSDNGTNFVGTANEIQTFTEFINNAQMKQNITNYLAQEGINWHFIPARSPHFGGLWESAVKSAKFHLKRVVGNRILSYEEFETVVVQVECCLNSRPISPLSDNSDDLHALTPGHFLIGDSFASLPQEDMRNKNSSRLSRYQLLTQIMQHFWTRWSTEYLANLQQRSKWKTQGPSTIKEGALVLMRDENTPPLKWQLGRITELFPGKDQIVRVVNVKTSKGVVKRAVQKLCPLPMEDN; via the coding sequence ATGATCATGCAACAACTTTGGCAAATCAAGCTAGACTGGGACGAATCGGTTCCAGAAGACATATATACCACATGGAATAATTTTTACCAGAATATCAATgacatcaataaaataaaaatatcaagacAAGTTTCACATCCGCATTCTAAAAGCATTCAACTACATTGTTTTTCTGATGCATCTGAAAGGGCTTACGGAGGTGCCATCTATGTTAGATCGAAAGACATGGAAGGAAATTATTACACTCAATTATTATGCGCAAAATCCAGAGTGGCACCACTGAAACAAATTACCATACCTAAATTGGAGCTTTCTGGCGCACTCCTGATAAGTCAATTGTCcgataaaatcaaaaaagttttaaAATTACCCATAGATGATATATTTTACTATACAGATTCTACAATCGTATTAGGCTGGATTTCCAGTGAAGCCAGAGAATGGAAACCATTCATTTCGAATCGCATTTCAGAAATACAGACCTTAACGGATATTAAAAAATGGAGACATTGTAGTGGAAATATGAATCCTGCAGATATTATTAGCAGAGGTTCTAATGCGAATGAGTTAAATCAAAATTGTCTATGGTGGTACGGACCATCTTTTCTAAAGCAAAATCAATCAACCTGGTCTAATCATCATTTTCCTCAGAACATTAAAGATCTACCAGAACGAAAGGTAATCACTCATACGTTTCATGCATTATCTGACAAAACAGCGAACAAAgacatttttaaattatactcatcatttttgaaattacaaCGAGTAGTAGCTCATATTTTGCGTTTTAAGACTAATTCACTATCTAAAATCAATGGGACTGAGAGAGTTTTAGGAAACCTTAATGTCGATGAACTCGAAAAATCACTTAACTTACTCATTAGAATAGCTCAATCACATGAATTTAAGCAGGAAATACAATTATTGAAGAAGGAACATACGTTAAACAAATCCAGTAAACTCATTTCGCTAAACCCATTCATcgacaaaaatgatatcatcaGAGTTGGGGGTCGATTAAATAACGCAAATATTGCTGATAACCAGAAACACCCAATAATACTTCCCAAAAATCATCCTTTAACTGATCTTATTATTCGACATGAGCATTACAAACATTTACATGTAGGTCCGCAGGCCTTACTAGCTATCTTACGAACTCGTTTCTGGCCAATTTCCGGTAGAAATTCagtgaaaaatatattgagaaaatgtATGACATGCTTTCGAGTCAAACCAAAAACGTACCAACAAATTATGGGAGATTTACCTGCATCCCGCGTCACTCCTACTCGAGTTTTCAACATATGCGGTACTGACTTCGCCGGTCCATTCGAAATCAAATCAGGTAAACTCAGAGGTTGCAAAATAGTAAAGGCTTACATGTGTGTCTTCATATGTTTTGTAACGCGAGCAGTACATTTGGAAGTCGTATCTGATCTCACGACACATTCTTTCATGAATTGTCTTAAAAGATTTTTTGCTAGACGTGGTAGATGCTCCGATATTTACAGCGATAACGGAACTAATTTTGTTGGAACCGCAAATGAAATACAAACATTTACTGAATTCATCAATAACGctcaaatgaaacaaaatatcacGAATTACCTAGCACAAGAAGGTATCAATTGGCACTTTATACCTGCAAGGTCTCCACATTTTGGAGGTCTGTGGGAATCAGCTGTGAAATCAgctaaatttcatttgaaaagagTCGTAGGAAATCGCATTCTGTCTTATGAAGAATTTGAAACAGTGGTTGTTCAAGTTGAATGTTGTTTAAATTCCCGTCCTATATCTCCTTTGTCAGACAATTCTGATGATCTTCATGCCTTAACACCTGGTCATTTCCTTATTGGTGATTCATTCGCATCGTTACCGCAAGAAGATatgagaaacaaaaattcaagcagattgAGCAGATATCAACTTCTTACTCAAATTATGCAGCATTTTTGGACTCGTTGGTCCACAGAATACCTCGCAAATTTACAACAACGAAGCAAATGGAAGACACAGGGACCTAGCACTATCAAGGAAGGTGCTCTGGTACTAATGCGGGACGAGAATACTCCACCATTAAAATGGCAACTAGGCAGAATAACCGAACTTTTTCCTGGCAAAGACCAAATTGTGCGAGTAGTGAATGTGAAAACAAGTAAAGGTGTAGTTAAACGTGCAGTCCAAAAACTATGTCCTTTACCCATGGAAGATAATTGA